One stretch of Streptomyces sp. A2-16 DNA includes these proteins:
- the hisH gene encoding imidazole glycerol phosphate synthase subunit HisH — translation MSDSKRVVVFDYGFGNVRSAERALARAGADVEITRDYDKALNADGLLVPGVGAFAACMQGLKEARGDWIIDRRLSGGRPVMGICVGMQILFARGIEHGVESEGLDEWPGSVEPLQADIVPHMGWNTVDAPADSQLFAGLDAEARFYFVHSYAVHDWSLETHNPSIRAPRVTWSTHGKPFVAAVENGALWATQFHPEKSGDAGAQLLNNWIGTL, via the coding sequence TTGAGCGACTCCAAGCGTGTGGTCGTCTTCGACTACGGCTTCGGCAACGTGCGTTCCGCCGAGCGCGCCCTCGCGCGCGCGGGAGCCGACGTCGAGATAACGCGTGACTACGACAAGGCGCTGAACGCCGACGGTCTGCTGGTGCCCGGAGTCGGCGCCTTCGCCGCCTGCATGCAGGGCCTCAAGGAGGCGCGCGGCGACTGGATCATCGACCGCCGGCTCTCCGGCGGACGCCCGGTCATGGGCATCTGCGTCGGCATGCAGATCCTCTTCGCACGCGGCATCGAGCACGGCGTGGAGAGCGAGGGCCTCGATGAGTGGCCCGGTTCGGTCGAGCCGCTGCAGGCCGACATCGTGCCCCACATGGGCTGGAACACCGTCGACGCGCCGGCCGACTCCCAGCTGTTCGCCGGCCTGGACGCGGAAGCCCGCTTCTACTTCGTGCACTCCTACGCCGTCCACGACTGGTCGCTGGAGACGCACAACCCGTCGATACGGGCGCCGCGCGTGACCTGGTCGACGCACGGCAAGCCCTTCGTGGCCGCCGTGGAGAACGGCGCCCTGTGGGCCACGCAGTTCCACCCCGAGAAGTCCGGCGACGCCGGTGCGCAGCTGCTGAACAACTGGATCGGAACCCTCTGA
- the hisI gene encoding phosphoribosyl-AMP cyclohydrolase: MTSTPPASSLDPEIAARLKRSADGLVPAIAQQYDTGEVLMLGWMDDEALHRTLTTGRCTYWSRSRREYWVKGDTSGHFQWVRSVALDCDADTVLVKVDQVGAACHTGARTCFDEDVLLKDGADSGAAASDQ, translated from the coding sequence ATGACCAGCACGCCCCCAGCCAGCAGCCTCGACCCCGAGATCGCCGCACGCCTCAAGCGCAGCGCCGACGGGCTCGTCCCCGCCATCGCCCAGCAGTACGACACCGGTGAGGTGCTCATGCTCGGCTGGATGGACGACGAGGCGCTGCACCGCACGCTGACCACCGGCCGCTGCACCTACTGGTCGCGCAGCCGCCGGGAGTACTGGGTCAAGGGCGACACCTCCGGCCACTTCCAGTGGGTCAGGTCCGTCGCCCTGGACTGCGACGCCGACACCGTGCTGGTCAAGGTGGACCAGGTCGGAGCCGCCTGCCACACCGGCGCGCGCACCTGCTTCGACGAGGACGTGCTCCTCAAGGACGGCGCTGATTCCGGTGCCGCCGCCTCGGATCAGTAA
- a CDS encoding histidinol-phosphate transaminase: protein MTGIDDLPVRDELRGKSPYGAPQLDVPVRLNTNENPYRLPEPLVERIVERVREAARDLNRYPDRDAVELRTRLAEYLTDTSGHEVGPANVWAANGSNEVLQQLLQTFGGPGRTAIGFEPSYSMHALISRGTGTGWITGPRNEDFTIDVEAAVAAIASHKPDVVFITTPNNPTGNAVPPDTVLALYEAAQAAKPSMVVVDEAYIEFSHGHSLLPLIEGRPHLVISRTMSKAFGAAGLRLGYLAAHPAVVDAVQLVRLPYHLSAVTQATALAALEHTGTLLKYVEQLKAERDRLVNELRAIGFDVVESDANFVQFGRFADSHVAWQKILDRGVLVRDNGIPGWLRVSAGTPEENDAFLDAVRELKKEQST from the coding sequence GTGACCGGCATCGACGATCTCCCCGTACGGGACGAGCTGCGCGGCAAGTCCCCCTACGGCGCGCCCCAGTTGGACGTCCCCGTACGGCTGAACACCAACGAGAACCCCTACCGGCTGCCCGAGCCGCTGGTCGAGCGCATCGTCGAGCGCGTCCGCGAGGCCGCCCGCGATCTCAACCGCTACCCGGACCGGGACGCCGTCGAGCTGCGCACCCGGCTCGCCGAGTACCTGACGGACACCTCCGGGCACGAGGTGGGCCCGGCCAACGTCTGGGCCGCCAACGGCTCCAACGAGGTCCTCCAGCAGCTGCTGCAGACCTTCGGCGGACCGGGCCGTACGGCGATCGGCTTCGAGCCGTCGTACTCGATGCACGCGCTCATCTCGCGCGGCACCGGCACCGGCTGGATCACGGGTCCCCGCAACGAGGACTTCACGATCGACGTCGAGGCGGCCGTGGCAGCGATCGCCTCGCACAAGCCGGACGTCGTCTTCATCACCACCCCCAACAACCCCACCGGCAACGCGGTCCCGCCCGACACGGTCCTCGCGCTGTACGAGGCCGCGCAGGCGGCGAAGCCGTCCATGGTCGTGGTCGACGAGGCGTACATCGAGTTCAGCCACGGCCACTCGCTGCTGCCGCTCATCGAGGGGCGGCCCCACCTCGTCATCTCGCGGACCATGTCGAAGGCGTTCGGGGCGGCCGGGCTGCGCCTCGGCTACCTCGCCGCGCACCCGGCGGTCGTGGACGCCGTACAGCTCGTACGGCTGCCCTACCACCTGTCGGCCGTCACCCAGGCGACCGCGCTCGCGGCCCTGGAGCACACCGGCACGCTGCTGAAGTACGTCGAGCAGCTGAAGGCCGAGCGGGACCGGCTGGTGAACGAGCTGCGCGCGATCGGCTTCGACGTCGTGGAGTCGGACGCGAACTTCGTGCAGTTCGGGCGCTTCGCGGATTCGCACGTGGCCTGGCAGAAGATCCTCGACCGGGGAGTCCTGGTCCGGGACAACGGCATTCCGGGGTGGCTGCGGGTCAGCGCAGGCACCCCCGAAGAGAACGACGCGTTCCTCGACGCGGTCCGTGAACTGAAGAAGGAGCAGAGCACATGA
- a CDS encoding RidA family protein — MSDLRRVATGAPWEETFGYSRAVELPNGLVLVSGCTSIVDGEIAGGGPYEQTVNSFNVAFAALKELGLGRDDVVRTRMYITHARDVDDVGRAHKELFDAVRPAASMIIVSGFVDPSLVVEVEVEAFRGDTAA, encoded by the coding sequence GTGAGCGATCTGCGACGCGTCGCGACCGGCGCGCCCTGGGAGGAGACCTTCGGGTACTCCCGTGCGGTGGAACTCCCCAACGGCCTGGTGCTGGTCTCCGGCTGCACCTCGATAGTGGACGGCGAGATCGCCGGAGGCGGTCCGTACGAGCAGACGGTCAACTCCTTCAACGTCGCCTTCGCGGCGCTGAAGGAGCTGGGGCTCGGCCGGGACGACGTGGTGCGCACCCGTATGTACATCACCCATGCCCGGGACGTGGACGACGTTGGCCGCGCCCACAAGGAGCTGTTCGACGCCGTCCGGCCCGCCGCATCGATGATCATCGTCTCCGGCTTCGTGGACCCCAGCCTGGTCGTCGAGGTCGAGGTGGAGGCGTTCCGAGGAGACACCGCAGCATGA
- the priA gene encoding bifunctional 1-(5-phosphoribosyl)-5-((5-phosphoribosylamino)methylideneamino)imidazole-4-carboxamide isomerase/phosphoribosylanthranilate isomerase PriA — protein MPSKLELLPAVDVRDGQAVRLVHGESGTETSYGSPLEAALSWQRSGAEWLHLVDLDAAFGTGDNRELVRQVTEAMDIKVELSGGIRDDASLAAALATGCTRVNLGTAALESPEWVAKVIAEHGDRIAVGLDVRGTTLKGRGWTSEGGDLYEALERLDKEGCARYVVTDIAKDGTLQGPNLELLRNVCAATDRPVVASGGVSSLDDLRAIAELVPLGVEGSIVGKALYAKAFTLEEALEAVAQ, from the coding sequence ATGCCCTCGAAGCTCGAACTCCTTCCCGCCGTGGACGTCCGCGACGGCCAGGCGGTCCGCCTCGTGCACGGCGAGTCCGGCACGGAGACCTCCTACGGCTCCCCCCTGGAGGCCGCCCTGTCCTGGCAGCGGTCGGGTGCGGAGTGGCTGCACCTGGTCGACCTGGACGCGGCCTTCGGCACCGGCGACAACCGGGAACTGGTCCGTCAGGTCACCGAGGCCATGGACATCAAGGTCGAGCTGTCCGGCGGCATCCGCGACGACGCCTCCCTGGCCGCCGCGCTCGCCACCGGCTGCACCCGCGTCAACCTCGGCACCGCCGCCCTGGAGAGCCCCGAGTGGGTCGCCAAGGTCATCGCCGAGCACGGCGACAGGATCGCCGTCGGTCTCGACGTCCGCGGCACGACCCTCAAGGGCCGCGGTTGGACCAGCGAGGGCGGCGATCTCTACGAGGCGCTGGAGCGGCTCGACAAGGAGGGCTGCGCCCGCTACGTCGTCACCGACATCGCCAAGGACGGCACGCTCCAGGGCCCCAACCTGGAGCTGCTGCGCAACGTCTGCGCGGCGACCGACCGCCCGGTGGTGGCCTCCGGCGGGGTGTCCTCGCTGGACGACCTGCGGGCCATCGCCGAGCTGGTGCCGCTCGGTGTCGAGGGATCGATCGTCGGGAAGGCCCTGTACGCGAAGGCGTTCACCCTGGAAGAGGCCTTGGAGGCGGTGGCTCAGTGA
- the hisF gene encoding imidazole glycerol phosphate synthase subunit HisF has product MTLAVRVIPCLDVDNGRVVKGVNFQNLRDAGDPVEMAKVYDAEGADELTFLDITASSGNRETTYDVVRRTAEQVFIPLTVGGGVRTAEDVDKLLRAGADKVGVNTAAIARPDLIREIAERFGRQVLVLSVDARRTESGSFEVTTHGGRKGTGIDAVEWAHRAAELGAGEILLNSMDADGTKDGYDLEMIEAVRKHVTVPLIASGGAGRLDHFPPAIAAGADAVLAASVFHFGDLRIGEVKETLRRAGHPVR; this is encoded by the coding sequence ATGACCCTTGCCGTACGAGTCATCCCCTGCCTGGACGTGGACAACGGCCGGGTCGTCAAGGGCGTCAACTTCCAGAACCTGCGCGACGCGGGCGACCCCGTCGAGATGGCCAAGGTGTACGACGCCGAGGGCGCCGACGAGCTGACGTTCCTGGACATCACCGCCTCGTCGGGCAACCGCGAGACGACCTACGACGTGGTGCGCCGCACCGCCGAGCAGGTGTTCATCCCGCTGACGGTCGGCGGCGGTGTCCGCACGGCCGAGGACGTGGACAAGCTGCTGCGGGCGGGCGCGGACAAGGTGGGCGTGAACACCGCGGCCATCGCCCGGCCCGACCTGATCCGCGAGATCGCCGAGCGCTTCGGCCGGCAGGTGCTGGTGCTGTCGGTGGACGCGCGGCGCACCGAGTCGGGTTCCTTCGAGGTGACCACGCACGGCGGCCGCAAGGGCACCGGCATCGACGCGGTCGAGTGGGCGCACCGGGCCGCCGAGCTGGGCGCCGGTGAGATCCTGCTCAACTCGATGGACGCGGACGGCACCAAGGACGGCTACGACCTGGAGATGATCGAGGCCGTCCGCAAGCACGTGACCGTCCCGCTGATCGCCTCCGGCGGCGCGGGCAGACTGGACCACTTCCCGCCGGCCATCGCGGCGGGCGCGGACGCGGTGCTGGCGGCCTCGGTGTTCCACTTCGGCGATCTGCGGATCGGCGAGGTGAAGGAGACGCTGCGGCGGGCGGGGCACCCGGTGAGGTGA
- a CDS encoding oxidoreductase has product MTEGAGFRNGDLPDDLTAAEAGMWQAFRNGTVYDLSSGDTVVDDPHGGHPWGPERTVRARIVCWLLLDGPPALAGRVSSLKLTGVQISGTLDLAGGTVVPYVEMKSCRFEREILLPEARFTTARFVDCSVPRLEAARVHTEGDLHFPRCRFHNGVRLTDAHIGTDLLMNQAIVYRDRSGRSIAADGMTVGQDLQAELLESHGELSLRSATIGVSLSLRGARLNNPYTRLALNAPQLTVERTLYLTPAGVGASMLSGATPARGTRIQRFECQGGVRLDDGRFGDAVDLERARFTFTEEQELSLRRIQAPELRFLGERPQRGKVVLSGARVGNLVDRASAWPGPGNLHMGGFAYENLVPHGPFPLAERLEWVAAATAEYNPEPYERLAAVLRAGGEDEDAREVLLAKQRRRRETLPPAAKFWGYVQDLTVAYGYRPGRAAVWMAVLWAAGSLAFAHASHPPLKGGDHPAWNPALFALDLLLPVIDLGQVGFWQLRGGWQWLAASMVLLGWILATTVAAGATRLLRRN; this is encoded by the coding sequence GTGACCGAGGGGGCCGGCTTCCGGAACGGAGACCTGCCGGACGATCTGACCGCCGCCGAGGCCGGCATGTGGCAGGCCTTCCGCAACGGCACCGTGTACGACCTGAGCAGCGGCGACACCGTCGTCGACGATCCGCACGGCGGACACCCCTGGGGGCCCGAACGGACGGTACGCGCGCGCATCGTCTGCTGGCTGCTCCTGGACGGCCCGCCCGCGCTCGCGGGCCGGGTGTCGTCCCTGAAGCTCACCGGCGTGCAGATCAGCGGCACCCTGGACCTCGCGGGCGGCACGGTGGTGCCGTACGTGGAGATGAAAAGCTGCCGTTTCGAGCGGGAGATCCTGCTGCCGGAGGCCCGGTTCACCACCGCGCGGTTCGTGGACTGCTCGGTGCCGCGCCTGGAGGCCGCCCGGGTGCACACGGAGGGCGATCTGCACTTCCCCCGCTGCCGCTTCCACAACGGCGTACGGCTGACCGACGCGCACATCGGCACCGACCTGCTGATGAACCAGGCGATCGTCTACCGCGACCGCAGCGGCCGCTCCATCGCCGCCGACGGCATGACCGTGGGCCAGGACCTGCAGGCCGAGCTGCTGGAGTCGCACGGAGAGCTGAGCCTGCGCAGCGCCACCATCGGCGTCTCGCTGAGCCTGCGCGGCGCCCGGCTGAACAACCCGTACACGCGGCTCGCGCTGAACGCCCCCCAGCTGACCGTCGAGCGCACGCTGTACCTGACCCCGGCGGGCGTCGGCGCGTCCATGCTGAGCGGGGCGACCCCCGCGCGCGGGACGCGGATCCAGCGCTTCGAGTGCCAGGGCGGGGTGCGACTGGACGACGGGCGGTTCGGGGACGCCGTGGACCTGGAGCGGGCCCGGTTCACCTTCACCGAGGAGCAGGAGCTGTCGCTGCGCCGCATCCAGGCGCCCGAGCTGCGCTTCCTCGGGGAGCGGCCGCAGCGCGGCAAGGTGGTCCTGTCGGGCGCCCGCGTCGGCAACCTCGTGGACCGGGCGAGCGCCTGGCCGGGGCCCGGCAATCTGCACATGGGCGGCTTCGCCTACGAGAACCTCGTGCCGCACGGCCCCTTCCCGCTGGCCGAGCGGCTGGAGTGGGTGGCGGCCGCGACCGCCGAGTACAACCCGGAGCCGTACGAGAGGCTCGCCGCCGTGCTGCGGGCCGGCGGCGAGGACGAGGACGCGCGTGAGGTGCTGCTCGCCAAGCAGCGCCGGCGCCGGGAGACCCTGCCGCCGGCCGCGAAGTTCTGGGGTTACGTGCAGGACCTGACGGTCGCCTACGGGTACCGGCCGGGCCGGGCCGCCGTCTGGATGGCGGTGCTGTGGGCCGCGGGCTCGCTGGCGTTCGCACACGCGAGCCATCCGCCGCTCAAGGGCGGCGACCATCCGGCCTGGAATCCCGCCCTCTTCGCCCTCGACCTGCTGCTTCCGGTGATCGACCTGGGGCAGGTCGGCTTCTGGCAGCTGCGCGGCGGCTGGCAGTGGCTGGCGGCGTCGATGGTCCTTCTCGGCTGGATCCTGGCGACCACGGTGGCGGCGGGGGCCACCAGGCTCCTGCGGAGAAACTAG
- a CDS encoding TIGR03085 family metal-binding protein yields the protein MSTFAKRERLLLADLLEAEGPEAPTLCEGWLTRDLAAHVVVRERRPDAAGGLLIKQLASRLDRVMTEFSEKPYEELIQLIRTGPPRFSPFQLKQVEELSNTVEFYVHTEDVRRARPDWTPRELDPVFQDALWSRLERTARLMGRGVPTGLVLRRPDGQTAVAHRGTPVVTATGEPSELLLFLYGRQSAAKVELDGDKEAIARLHEAKELGI from the coding sequence ATGTCGACTTTCGCCAAGCGTGAACGACTTCTCCTCGCCGATCTGTTGGAGGCCGAGGGCCCGGAGGCCCCGACTCTCTGCGAAGGTTGGCTCACCCGCGATCTCGCGGCGCACGTGGTGGTGCGCGAGCGCCGTCCCGACGCCGCCGGCGGTCTGCTGATCAAGCAGCTCGCGTCCCGCCTGGACCGGGTGATGACCGAGTTCTCCGAGAAGCCCTACGAAGAGCTGATCCAGCTGATCCGCACCGGCCCGCCGCGCTTCTCGCCGTTCCAGCTCAAGCAGGTGGAGGAGCTGTCGAACACGGTCGAGTTCTACGTCCACACCGAGGACGTCCGCCGGGCCCGCCCCGACTGGACGCCGCGCGAGCTGGACCCGGTGTTCCAGGACGCCCTGTGGTCCCGTCTGGAGCGCACCGCCCGGCTGATGGGCCGCGGTGTGCCCACCGGCCTGGTGCTGCGCCGCCCGGACGGCCAGACGGCGGTCGCGCACCGGGGCACGCCGGTCGTGACGGCGACCGGTGAGCCGTCGGAGCTGCTGCTGTTCCTGTACGGGCGGCAGAGCGCGGCCAAGGTGGAGCTGGACGGCGACAAGGAGGCGATCGCCAGGCTGCACGAGGCGAAGGAACTCGGAATCTGA
- the hisB gene encoding imidazoleglycerol-phosphate dehydratase HisB, with protein MSRVGRVERVTKETSVLVEIDLDGSGKVEVSTGVGFYDHMLDQLGRHGLFDLTVKTEGDLHIDSHHTIEDTALALGAAFKQALGDKVGIYRFGNCTVPLDESLAQVTVDLSGRPYLVHTEPEKMAPMIGEYDTTMTRHILESFVAQAQIALHVHVPYGRNAHHIVECQFKALARALRYASERDPRAAGILPSTKGAL; from the coding sequence ATGAGCCGCGTGGGACGCGTGGAGCGAGTGACCAAGGAGACCTCGGTGCTCGTCGAGATCGATCTCGACGGCAGCGGCAAGGTCGAGGTGTCGACGGGTGTCGGCTTCTACGACCACATGCTCGACCAGCTCGGCCGGCACGGTCTGTTCGACCTGACGGTGAAGACCGAGGGCGACCTGCACATCGACTCGCACCACACCATCGAGGACACCGCCCTCGCCCTCGGCGCCGCCTTCAAGCAGGCGCTCGGCGACAAGGTGGGCATCTACCGCTTCGGCAACTGCACGGTCCCGCTGGACGAGTCCCTCGCCCAGGTCACCGTCGACCTCTCCGGCCGCCCCTACCTCGTGCACACCGAGCCCGAGAAGATGGCGCCGATGATCGGCGAGTACGACACCACGATGACCCGGCACATCCTGGAGTCCTTCGTGGCGCAGGCGCAGATCGCCCTGCACGTGCACGTGCCGTACGGCCGCAACGCCCACCACATCGTGGAGTGCCAGTTCAAGGCGCTTGCCCGGGCCCTGCGCTACGCCTCCGAGCGCGACCCGCGCGCGGCCGGCATCCTCCCCTCCACGAAGGGCGCGCTGTGA
- a CDS encoding helix-turn-helix domain-containing protein gives MSREQNRPITDLGTLKALAHPLRMQLYRGLCVARVATASHLADQVDEAVSLVSYHLRKLAEHGLIEEAEPQSGDGRERWWRPSSEGVSIRDRDFRDAPERAAAHLAATRLFHEQRADMYRRYLDERPTWSAEWNAAAPDSESLLRLTAGELDELREELLALARKYDEKGRAAEAAGDTEGRENVALHMYGFPFRV, from the coding sequence ATGTCACGCGAGCAGAACCGCCCGATCACCGACCTCGGCACGCTCAAGGCACTGGCCCATCCGCTGCGGATGCAGCTGTACCGCGGGCTGTGCGTGGCCCGTGTCGCCACCGCCTCGCACCTCGCCGACCAGGTCGACGAGGCTGTGTCGCTGGTCAGCTACCACCTGCGCAAGCTGGCCGAGCACGGGCTGATCGAGGAGGCGGAGCCGCAGAGCGGGGACGGCCGTGAGCGCTGGTGGCGGCCCTCGTCGGAGGGCGTGAGCATCCGCGACCGGGACTTCCGTGACGCGCCGGAGAGGGCGGCCGCGCACCTGGCGGCCACGCGGCTCTTCCACGAGCAGCGTGCCGACATGTACCGCCGCTACCTCGACGAGCGCCCCACCTGGAGCGCCGAGTGGAACGCGGCCGCCCCGGACAGCGAGTCCCTGCTGCGGCTGACGGCCGGCGAACTCGACGAACTCCGCGAGGAGTTGCTGGCCCTCGCCAGGAAGTACGACGAGAAGGGCCGGGCCGCCGAGGCCGCGGGCGACACCGAGGGGCGCGAGAACGTCGCGCTGCACATGTACGGCTTCCCGTTCCGTGTCTGA
- the hisD gene encoding histidinol dehydrogenase: MISRIDLRGDALPEGPALRDLLPRADFDVSAALEKVRPICEAVHHRGDAALIDFAEKFDGVRLERVRVPAEALTRALEELDPDVRAALEESIRRARLVHRAQRRSSHTTQVVPGGSVTEKWVPVDRVGLYAPGGRSVYPSSVIMNVVPAQEAGVESIALASPAQAEFGGLPHPTILAACALLGVDEVYAAGGATAVAMFAHGTESCPPANMVTGPGNIWVAAAKRYFTGKIGIDAEAGPTEIAVLADSTADPVHVASDLISQAEHDPLAAAVLVTDSVELADAVEKELEPQVAATRHIDDRIVPALKGRQSAIVLVDGIDEGLRVVDAYGAEHLEIQTADAAVVADRVRNAGAIFIGPWAPVSLGDYAAGSNHVLPTGGCACHSSGLSVQSFLRGIHIVDYTKDALAEVAHHVVTLAEAEDLPAHGAAIKARFDWKVPGSK, from the coding sequence GTGATCTCCCGAATCGATCTGCGCGGCGACGCCCTCCCCGAGGGCCCCGCCCTGCGCGACCTGCTGCCCCGAGCCGACTTCGACGTCTCGGCCGCCCTGGAGAAGGTGCGTCCGATCTGCGAGGCCGTGCATCATCGGGGCGACGCGGCGCTGATCGACTTCGCCGAGAAGTTCGACGGCGTACGGCTGGAGCGGGTGCGGGTGCCCGCGGAAGCCCTCACGCGCGCGTTGGAGGAGCTCGACCCGGACGTGCGGGCGGCCCTGGAGGAGTCCATCCGCCGCGCCCGTCTGGTCCACCGCGCACAGCGCCGCAGCAGCCACACCACCCAGGTCGTGCCCGGTGGCAGCGTGACCGAGAAGTGGGTGCCGGTCGACCGGGTCGGGCTGTACGCCCCGGGCGGCCGGTCGGTCTACCCGTCCTCCGTGATCATGAACGTGGTGCCCGCGCAGGAGGCGGGGGTCGAGTCGATCGCCCTCGCGTCCCCCGCCCAGGCCGAGTTCGGGGGCCTGCCGCACCCGACGATCCTCGCCGCGTGCGCCCTCCTCGGCGTCGACGAGGTGTACGCCGCCGGCGGTGCGACCGCCGTGGCGATGTTCGCCCACGGCACCGAGTCCTGCCCGCCCGCCAACATGGTCACCGGCCCCGGCAACATCTGGGTCGCCGCCGCCAAGCGCTACTTCACCGGGAAGATCGGCATCGACGCCGAGGCCGGCCCGACCGAGATCGCGGTCCTCGCGGACTCCACCGCCGACCCGGTGCACGTCGCCTCCGACCTGATCAGCCAGGCCGAGCACGACCCGCTGGCCGCCGCGGTCCTGGTCACCGACTCCGTCGAACTCGCGGACGCGGTCGAGAAGGAGCTGGAGCCGCAGGTCGCGGCCACCCGGCACATCGACGACCGGATCGTGCCCGCGCTGAAGGGCAGGCAGTCCGCGATCGTCCTCGTCGACGGCATCGACGAGGGCCTCAGGGTCGTCGACGCGTACGGCGCCGAGCACCTGGAGATCCAGACCGCGGACGCGGCCGTCGTGGCCGACCGGGTGCGCAACGCCGGCGCGATCTTCATCGGGCCCTGGGCGCCGGTGTCGCTGGGCGACTACGCCGCCGGGTCCAACCACGTGCTGCCGACCGGTGGCTGCGCCTGCCACTCCTCCGGGCTGTCCGTGCAGTCCTTCCTCCGGGGCATCCACATCGTCGACTACACGAAGGACGCGCTGGCCGAGGTCGCGCACCACGTGGTGACGCTGGCGGAGGCGGAGGATCTGCCGGCCCACGGCGCGGCGATCAAGGCACGGTTCGACTGGAAGGTACCCGGAAGCAAGTGA
- a CDS encoding MFS transporter: MTATTTTVPTARAAVVDTPAHRDGNVLRWLAAYTASMTGDSVYYIALSWAAVQSGTPAQAGIVMSVSALPRALLMLGGGVIADRLGPRRVVIGSDAVRCLTVLAVAALLFLTSPGLWPLALLALAFGTVDAVFLPAVGALPARVTSRGQLTRVQGMRGLAIRFAGVVGGPLGGLAVAVGGAAAAFAFAGLLIAISVPLLVSVRIRELPADDVTADAEKVSGGAAGGGKTRAEDAVGTAWHDLRVGLRYIRRHRVLAPLMLAIALGDLGFVGPLNVGLTLLADERGWGASGMGWVLGGFGAGSGLASLLLAVRGRVPHAGHVMAYACLGGAVAIGALAFVPDVVAAAGVALLVGLLAGLSGALCGALLQTQADPACLGRVTAVASLVSLGFAPLSMPLSAAAIGAFGTGPVFVTSAAVCGLGGVVVLSAKNLRRAELPT, translated from the coding sequence GTGACCGCCACGACCACCACCGTGCCCACCGCCCGGGCCGCCGTCGTCGACACCCCCGCCCATCGCGACGGCAACGTGCTGCGGTGGCTCGCCGCCTACACCGCCTCCATGACCGGCGACAGCGTGTACTACATCGCCCTGTCCTGGGCGGCCGTCCAGAGCGGTACGCCCGCGCAGGCCGGGATCGTGATGTCGGTCAGCGCGCTGCCGCGGGCCCTGCTGATGCTGGGCGGAGGAGTGATCGCCGACCGGCTGGGGCCGCGCAGGGTCGTCATCGGCAGCGACGCGGTGCGCTGTCTGACCGTGCTCGCCGTGGCCGCGCTGCTGTTCCTCACCAGCCCCGGCCTGTGGCCGCTGGCCCTGCTGGCGCTCGCCTTCGGGACCGTCGACGCCGTGTTCCTGCCGGCCGTGGGAGCCCTCCCCGCGCGCGTGACGAGCCGCGGGCAGCTCACGCGCGTGCAGGGCATGCGAGGGCTCGCCATCCGCTTCGCCGGCGTGGTCGGGGGACCGCTCGGCGGCCTCGCGGTGGCGGTCGGGGGAGCGGCGGCCGCGTTCGCCTTCGCGGGCCTGCTGATCGCGATATCGGTGCCGCTGCTGGTCTCGGTGCGGATACGGGAACTGCCCGCGGACGACGTGACGGCCGACGCCGAGAAGGTGAGCGGCGGCGCCGCCGGTGGCGGGAAGACCCGCGCCGAGGACGCCGTCGGGACCGCCTGGCACGACCTGCGGGTCGGGCTGCGGTACATCCGCCGCCACCGTGTGCTCGCCCCGCTGATGCTGGCGATCGCCCTCGGTGACCTGGGCTTCGTCGGGCCGCTCAACGTCGGGCTGACGTTGCTCGCCGACGAACGCGGCTGGGGCGCCTCCGGGATGGGCTGGGTGCTCGGCGGGTTCGGAGCCGGGTCCGGCCTCGCCTCCCTGCTGCTGGCCGTACGCGGGCGCGTGCCGCACGCCGGGCACGTGATGGCGTACGCCTGCCTCGGCGGGGCGGTCGCGATCGGCGCCCTGGCCTTCGTCCCGGACGTCGTCGCGGCCGCCGGAGTCGCGCTGCTGGTCGGACTGCTCGCCGGGCTCAGCGGCGCCCTGTGCGGTGCCCTGCTCCAGACCCAGGCCGACCCCGCCTGCCTGGGCCGCGTCACCGCCGTGGCCTCACTGGTCAGCCTCGGCTTCGCACCGCTCAGCATGCCGCTGTCCGCCGCCGCGATCGGCGCCTTTGGCACCGGCCCGGTCTTCGTGACCAGCGCGGCGGTGTGCGGGCTCGGCGGGGTCGTCGTACTGTCCGCGAAGAACCTGCGCCGCGCCGAACTCCCGACCTGA